In Chryseobacterium oranimense, a single window of DNA contains:
- the yaaA gene encoding peroxide stress protein YaaA produces MKIITSPAKLMNVENSTELLRTTTPKFIEEATFIQSYLKHKSPKYLSELMEISSKLADENWERNQKWKAKPTAKESAPALFAFTGEVYRGLDAKTLDKDAIDYLQKNYRMLSGLYGLLKPSDKVMLYRLEMGRHFEFDQYKNLYEFWRDKITDQLNSEMKKGEILLHLASNEYGKVIDRKKLNHKVIDFDFYELKDGKLKTIVVYTKHARGLVVRFCAETNAKTLDDVKAFNYEGYLINEEKSTDTKLVFTR; encoded by the coding sequence ATGAAAATTATAACTTCTCCAGCGAAACTGATGAACGTTGAGAATTCAACAGAACTTTTAAGAACCACCACTCCGAAATTCATCGAAGAAGCTACATTCATCCAGTCTTATTTAAAACATAAATCCCCAAAGTATCTTTCCGAATTAATGGAAATATCATCCAAGCTCGCCGATGAGAACTGGGAAAGAAACCAGAAATGGAAAGCAAAACCCACAGCCAAAGAATCTGCTCCTGCCTTATTTGCCTTTACAGGAGAGGTTTACCGAGGATTGGATGCCAAAACCCTGGACAAAGATGCCATTGATTATTTGCAGAAAAATTACAGGATGCTTTCCGGACTGTACGGTCTGCTGAAGCCATCCGATAAGGTCATGCTTTACAGGCTGGAAATGGGACGCCATTTTGAATTTGATCAATATAAAAACCTTTATGAATTCTGGAGGGACAAAATTACGGACCAGCTTAATTCCGAAATGAAAAAAGGTGAAATACTGCTTCACCTGGCCAGCAACGAATACGGAAAGGTTATAGACAGGAAGAAACTTAACCATAAGGTGATTGATTTTGACTTCTATGAACTGAAAGACGGAAAACTGAAAACCATCGTAGTTTACACCAAGCACGCAAGAGGTCTCGTAGTAAGGTTCTGTGCAGAAACCAATGCCAAGACGCTGGATGATGTAAAAGCATTCAACTATGAAGGCTACCTGATCAATGAGGAAAAATCTACAGACACAAAACTGGTTTTCACAAGATAA